In Desulfovibrio oxyclinae DSM 11498, a single genomic region encodes these proteins:
- a CDS encoding UDP-glucose dehydrogenase family protein codes for MYGVIYMKVCIVGTGYVGLVSAACLAEMGNTVRCVDVNPKVVEKLREGHVHIYEPGLEELVKRNYAEGRLSFTTEIAEGLEEARVAFITVGTPSGEDGRCDLSFVDSVARDIGSSMKEPKIVVDKSTVPVGTADHVRGIIAAELEKRGASIDFDVVSNPEFLKEGDAVNDFMKPDRVIVGTESEESAKVLRDLYSPFARSREKLIVMGTRSAEMTKYAANCMLATKISFINEIANICERVGANVTEVRAGIGSDSRIGYSFIYPGVGYGGSCFPKDVKALINTAREVEYDAKLIQSVDTVNDAQKLVISDKILDYFKPQGGVEGRTLALWGIAFKANTDDIREAPALYLVKALTDAGMKVRAFDPVAWERGAEHFADNPNVEIVQDQYEACDGADCLAVVTDWNQFRDPDFAQVKGLLKTPLLFDGRNLYSPRRMGDEGFAYFSIGRTPVK; via the coding sequence ATATATGGAGTAATATACATGAAAGTTTGCATCGTCGGAACCGGTTATGTCGGCCTCGTCTCCGCTGCCTGTCTGGCAGAAATGGGCAACACCGTCCGCTGCGTGGACGTGAACCCCAAAGTGGTGGAAAAACTGAGGGAAGGCCATGTCCACATATACGAACCCGGCCTTGAGGAGCTGGTAAAACGCAACTACGCCGAAGGACGCCTCTCGTTCACCACGGAGATTGCCGAGGGACTCGAAGAAGCCCGCGTGGCTTTCATCACCGTCGGCACGCCCAGCGGTGAAGACGGACGCTGCGACCTTTCCTTCGTGGACTCGGTCGCGCGCGACATCGGCTCCAGCATGAAAGAGCCTAAGATCGTGGTGGACAAATCCACCGTCCCCGTCGGCACTGCGGACCACGTACGCGGCATCATCGCCGCAGAGCTCGAAAAACGCGGCGCATCCATCGACTTCGACGTGGTCTCCAACCCCGAATTCCTCAAGGAAGGCGACGCAGTCAACGACTTCATGAAGCCAGACCGGGTCATCGTCGGCACCGAGTCCGAGGAATCCGCCAAGGTACTGCGCGACCTCTATTCCCCGTTTGCCAGAAGCCGCGAGAAGCTCATCGTCATGGGCACCCGCAGCGCGGAGATGACCAAGTACGCCGCCAACTGCATGCTGGCCACCAAGATTTCCTTCATCAACGAAATCGCCAACATCTGCGAACGCGTCGGCGCCAACGTCACCGAAGTGCGCGCGGGCATCGGCTCCGACTCGCGCATCGGCTACAGCTTCATCTACCCCGGCGTGGGTTACGGCGGCTCCTGCTTCCCCAAGGACGTGAAGGCGCTGATCAACACCGCCCGTGAAGTGGAGTACGACGCCAAGCTCATCCAGTCCGTGGACACGGTGAACGACGCCCAGAAGCTCGTCATCTCCGATAAGATTCTCGACTACTTCAAGCCGCAGGGCGGCGTCGAAGGCCGTACCCTCGCTCTCTGGGGAATCGCCTTCAAGGCCAACACCGATGACATCCGCGAAGCCCCGGCCCTCTATCTGGTCAAGGCTCTCACCGACGCGGGCATGAAGGTCCGCGCCTTCGACCCCGTGGCATGGGAACGCGGCGCCGAGCACTTCGCCGACAACCCCAATGTCGAAATCGTCCAGGACCAGTATGAAGCCTGCGACGGCGCGGACTGCCTCGCGGTGGTCACCGACTGGAACCAATTCCGCGATCCGGACTTCGCTCAGGTGAAAGGGCTGCTCAAGACCCCTCTCCTTTTCGATGGACGCAACCTCTACAGTCCCCGCCGCATGGGCGACGAAGGCTTCGCATACTTCAGCATTGGCCGCACCCCGGTCAAATAG
- a CDS encoding pyridoxine 5'-phosphate synthase, with product MPVLCVNVDHVATLRQARMGIEPEPVTAAYMAELAGAAGIIMHLREDRRHVQDRDIELVRKTCNTRLHFEMAATPEMQSIAMDTDPETVCLVPEKREELTTEGGLNCIDREEELAEFLAPLHEKGIRSSLFIDADTAQIDAAHASGAEFIEIHTGHYADAKDIRERHVELEKILEGIRHARALGLKVNLGHGLNYRNVMAFKNVPGISEYSIGHSIIARSIYVGIDRAVRDMAEIIRTFKD from the coding sequence ATGCCCGTACTCTGCGTCAACGTCGATCACGTCGCCACTCTCCGTCAGGCTCGAATGGGGATAGAGCCCGAGCCCGTCACGGCAGCCTACATGGCCGAACTCGCCGGAGCGGCAGGAATCATCATGCATCTGCGTGAGGACCGCAGGCACGTGCAGGATCGCGACATCGAACTAGTGCGCAAAACCTGCAATACGCGGCTTCACTTCGAAATGGCCGCCACACCCGAGATGCAGTCCATTGCCATGGATACCGATCCTGAAACTGTCTGCCTCGTCCCTGAAAAGCGCGAGGAACTGACCACGGAGGGCGGCCTGAACTGCATCGACAGGGAAGAGGAGCTGGCGGAATTTCTGGCCCCGCTGCATGAAAAAGGTATTCGTTCCAGCCTGTTCATCGACGCGGACACGGCCCAGATCGACGCGGCGCACGCCAGCGGCGCGGAGTTTATCGAAATTCACACCGGCCACTACGCGGACGCCAAGGATATCCGAGAGCGTCACGTGGAACTGGAAAAGATTCTGGAAGGCATTCGCCATGCACGCGCGCTGGGGCTCAAGGTCAACCTCGGTCACGGCCTGAACTACCGCAACGTCATGGCGTTCAAGAACGTTCCCGGCATCAGCGAATATTCCATCGGTCATAGCATCATCGCGCGCAGCATCTACGTAGGCATTGATCGGGCCGTTCGCGACATGGCCGAAATCATCAGGACTTTCAAGGACTAG
- a CDS encoding holo-[acyl-carrier-protein] synthase: MILGMGIDLVELERIENAWGRYGMRFAEKVLTEAEIAQLPKNPVSRLAALFAAKEAAVKALGTGFAEGVTFQCVEVLHGSSGKPEITFCDEGHEVMRSLGGRRAHVSITHSRDNAAAVVVIED, encoded by the coding sequence ATGATCCTCGGAATGGGCATCGATCTTGTCGAGCTTGAGCGCATTGAAAACGCCTGGGGGCGGTACGGGATGCGGTTCGCGGAAAAAGTTCTTACCGAAGCCGAGATCGCCCAGTTGCCGAAGAATCCGGTCTCGCGTCTGGCCGCGCTTTTTGCCGCCAAAGAGGCTGCGGTCAAGGCTTTGGGAACCGGCTTTGCGGAGGGAGTGACCTTTCAGTGCGTGGAAGTGCTGCACGGTTCCTCCGGCAAACCGGAAATCACCTTTTGCGACGAGGGACATGAGGTCATGCGTTCCCTTGGCGGCAGGCGGGCCCATGTTTCGATCACACACTCGCGGGATAATGCCGCGGCCGTGGTGGTCATAGAAGACTAG
- a CDS encoding bifunctional ADP-dependent NAD(P)H-hydrate dehydratase/NAD(P)H-hydrate epimerase, which translates to MLHPLPTPGEMAAWDAEAIGEFGIPGMVLMENAAREAVRTLESEAGPLEGKTVYLFAGSGNNGGDAFAMARYLVERAGTVALFHTRPKKHYRGETRANLVLAQKLGIPLFHLATATLGSLPQPDIVVDGLLGTGFKGRLRADILKLVRAINRMGERSFVFSIDIPSGLNGHTGTPGPEAVRADATVTFQAAKTGLAMPGAEQWTGRLFVTDIGIPRAVREARQVRRFVIGQEVMKTIPRPVPDSHKGRAGHVLVVGGSPGMTGAPHLSALGALRAGAGLVTVACPEGACAEVRFGRPEIMTLPLRDFEKWDQKSAEKVVSQLSRFDSVVLGPGWGQDGKNVDFLRHFIAKCPVPLVLDADGLNALAQAPELAGELPPGTVLTPHPGEMARLAETDTASVQQSRLETAESYVEKTRATLVLKGAGTLVADAAQTRLCPISAPCLSVGGSGDVLSGVIAALAATGMDVMHAASLGVYWHAASGRMLEEDHPLRGNLAGEIADMLPRAAKEYGIC; encoded by the coding sequence ATGCTTCATCCGCTGCCCACACCCGGCGAAATGGCTGCCTGGGATGCCGAGGCCATCGGCGAATTCGGCATTCCCGGCATGGTCCTGATGGAAAACGCAGCCCGCGAAGCCGTGCGAACCCTCGAATCCGAGGCCGGACCGCTGGAAGGCAAGACGGTCTATCTCTTTGCGGGATCCGGCAACAACGGCGGCGACGCCTTTGCCATGGCCCGGTATCTGGTGGAGCGTGCCGGTACAGTGGCGCTGTTTCATACCCGCCCCAAAAAGCACTATCGCGGAGAAACCCGGGCCAACCTAGTGCTGGCCCAGAAGCTCGGTATTCCTCTTTTTCATCTTGCCACTGCGACCCTCGGCTCCCTGCCACAGCCCGACATCGTCGTGGACGGCCTGCTCGGAACGGGGTTCAAGGGGCGTCTTCGCGCCGACATCCTGAAGCTGGTGCGGGCGATCAACCGCATGGGCGAGCGATCCTTTGTCTTTTCGATCGACATCCCCTCGGGGCTCAACGGTCATACCGGGACGCCGGGTCCCGAAGCCGTTCGTGCCGATGCCACAGTCACGTTTCAGGCGGCCAAGACCGGGCTTGCCATGCCCGGTGCCGAGCAGTGGACCGGTCGGCTTTTCGTCACGGATATCGGGATTCCCCGCGCTGTCCGGGAGGCTCGTCAGGTGCGGCGGTTCGTGATCGGTCAGGAGGTCATGAAGACCATACCGCGACCGGTCCCGGATTCCCACAAGGGCAGGGCGGGGCATGTTCTCGTCGTGGGGGGCTCCCCCGGAATGACCGGCGCGCCGCATCTTTCCGCGTTGGGAGCGCTGCGGGCCGGAGCCGGGTTGGTCACGGTGGCCTGCCCGGAAGGCGCATGTGCCGAGGTCCGCTTTGGTCGGCCCGAGATTATGACCCTCCCGTTGCGCGATTTTGAGAAATGGGACCAGAAAAGTGCGGAAAAAGTTGTTTCACAGCTGTCTCGTTTCGATTCGGTTGTTCTTGGCCCCGGCTGGGGACAAGACGGGAAAAATGTTGATTTCCTGCGGCATTTTATTGCAAAGTGTCCGGTGCCGCTCGTGCTGGATGCCGACGGGCTGAACGCTCTGGCACAGGCCCCCGAACTTGCCGGGGAGCTCCCGCCCGGAACCGTCCTGACTCCCCACCCCGGTGAAATGGCCCGTCTGGCGGAGACCGATACGGCATCGGTCCAGCAGTCCAGACTGGAAACCGCGGAATCATACGTGGAAAAGACGCGAGCGACGCTGGTTCTCAAAGGAGCCGGAACCCTTGTGGCCGATGCGGCGCAGACGAGGCTCTGTCCCATCTCCGCCCCCTGCCTTTCGGTGGGCGGTTCCGGTGATGTACTCTCCGGTGTGATAGCGGCACTTGCCGCCACTGGAATGGACGTGATGCACGCCGCCTCGCTCGGCGTCTACTGGCACGCGGCATCCGGACGGATGCTGGAAGAGGACCACCCCCTGCGCGGCAATCTCGCAGGCGAAATAGCCGATATGCTGCCTCGTGCGGCAAAGGAGTACGGAATATGCTGA
- a CDS encoding CBS domain-containing protein produces MLKAIDIMTNEPITLTSDTDISTAVKTLLENRINGVPVVDDGKVVGVLTQTDLVAQQKKLSLPSFFTLLDGVFPLASLAELDTEMQKITALTVNDAMTKPAVTVSPDTGLDELAAVMSDKKLYTLPVVDGDVLVGVVGKEDVLGTLIAKE; encoded by the coding sequence ATGCTGAAAGCAATTGATATCATGACCAACGAGCCTATAACCCTCACCTCCGACACCGACATCAGCACTGCGGTGAAGACTCTGCTGGAAAATCGCATCAACGGCGTACCCGTGGTGGATGACGGCAAGGTAGTGGGCGTTCTGACGCAGACCGATCTTGTGGCGCAGCAGAAAAAGCTGTCCCTGCCCTCGTTCTTCACCCTGCTCGACGGCGTATTCCCGCTGGCCTCGCTGGCCGAACTGGATACCGAGATGCAGAAGATCACGGCCCTGACCGTCAATGACGCCATGACCAAGCCCGCCGTGACCGTCAGCCCCGACACCGGTCTGGATGAACTGGCGGCTGTCATGAGCGACAAGAAGCTTTACACCCTGCCTGTGGTGGACGGCGATGTGCTCGTCGGCGTCGTGGGCAAGGAAGACGTGCTCGGCACGCTCATCGCCAAGGAGTAG
- the tsaE gene encoding tRNA (adenosine(37)-N6)-threonylcarbamoyltransferase complex ATPase subunit type 1 TsaE: MHLDIRLREERDTLALGRALASFLSNSPAPPAVLLQGGLGSGKTTLVRGLVESLPGAAQAEVSSPSFNIFNLYPTKPAVAHFDLYRLEGMPPGDEVLDQLADESSVALVEWIEYLPEDEWPADALHLVWGEERTGRVLRLHAMGSRAGEYLEALAPALAEYTEHLESQ; encoded by the coding sequence ATGCATCTGGACATCAGACTGCGGGAGGAGCGCGACACCCTTGCATTGGGCCGCGCGCTTGCCAGCTTTCTTTCCAATTCTCCGGCTCCGCCGGCCGTCCTGCTTCAGGGTGGGCTCGGTTCCGGCAAGACGACCCTTGTCAGAGGGCTTGTGGAGTCACTCCCCGGCGCGGCCCAAGCCGAGGTGTCGAGCCCGAGTTTCAACATTTTCAACCTGTACCCCACCAAGCCCGCAGTGGCTCATTTCGACCTGTATCGTCTGGAGGGTATGCCTCCGGGAGATGAAGTGCTCGATCAGCTGGCCGACGAGAGCAGCGTGGCGCTGGTGGAATGGATCGAATATCTTCCCGAGGACGAATGGCCTGCCGATGCCCTGCACCTTGTGTGGGGGGAGGAAAGGACTGGACGAGTCCTCAGGTTGCATGCAATGGGAAGTCGAGCCGGGGAATATCTTGAAGCCCTCGCTCCAGCACTTGCCGAATATACAGAACACTTGGAATCGCAATGA
- a CDS encoding aspartate kinase yields MNIVVQKFGGTSVASLSTQLEVMKKVMRPYREGNKVVVVLSAMAGETNRLLALANEWVTTPDAAEMDSLVSTGEQVSCALFSMLLKNQGIRARSVLGFQAPIRTDCSFGKARIVDIDTTALFEMLEDHDVLVVAGFQGCEDGKRITTLGRGGSDTSAVAMAAALNAEVCEIYTDVPGVFTTDPNICSDATKIDRIAYDEMLEMASMGAKVLQIRSVEFAKKYNVTVHVRSTFSDEQGTLVCQEDDDMEAVLVSGIAYDKDQARITLVHVEDRPGVSAAIFSPLAERKILVDMIVQNPSKGSKTDMTFTVPKADIKQTLKVLEDLRYEIGYEDLLSSSDVSKVSIIGVGMRNHSGVASRAFRALADENINILMISTSEIKVSFLIDEKYTELAVRTLHKEFALHEGGIQQESCTG; encoded by the coding sequence ATGAACATCGTCGTACAGAAATTCGGCGGCACTTCCGTCGCCAGCCTGAGCACCCAGCTTGAGGTCATGAAGAAGGTCATGCGCCCTTACCGGGAGGGCAACAAGGTCGTGGTCGTCCTTTCGGCCATGGCAGGAGAAACCAACCGGCTGTTGGCGCTTGCCAACGAGTGGGTCACGACGCCCGATGCGGCGGAAATGGATTCGCTGGTCTCCACCGGAGAGCAGGTCAGCTGTGCGCTATTTTCCATGCTGCTCAAGAATCAGGGCATCCGCGCCCGTTCCGTACTGGGGTTTCAGGCGCCGATTCGCACCGATTGCAGCTTCGGGAAAGCCCGTATCGTGGACATCGACACCACCGCGCTTTTCGAAATGCTCGAAGATCACGATGTGCTTGTCGTGGCCGGGTTTCAGGGTTGCGAGGACGGCAAGCGGATCACCACCCTCGGACGCGGCGGTTCCGATACGTCCGCCGTGGCCATGGCTGCCGCCCTCAATGCTGAAGTGTGTGAAATTTATACTGATGTTCCCGGTGTTTTTACCACGGACCCCAATATCTGCTCCGATGCGACCAAGATTGACCGCATCGCATACGACGAGATGCTCGAAATGGCGAGCATGGGAGCGAAGGTGCTCCAGATCAGGTCCGTGGAATTTGCCAAGAAATACAATGTAACCGTGCATGTCCGCTCGACCTTCTCCGACGAGCAGGGCACTTTGGTCTGTCAGGAGGATGACGACATGGAAGCAGTTCTCGTTTCGGGTATCGCGTACGACAAGGATCAAGCCAGGATAACCCTCGTTCACGTGGAGGACCGTCCCGGCGTTTCCGCGGCAATTTTCAGCCCGCTGGCCGAGAGGAAGATTCTCGTGGACATGATCGTCCAGAATCCGAGCAAGGGCAGCAAGACCGACATGACCTTCACGGTTCCCAAGGCCGACATTAAACAGACCCTCAAGGTCCTCGAAGATCTCCGCTACGAGATCGGTTACGAGGATTTGCTATCATCGAGTGACGTGTCGAAAGTCTCGATTATCGGCGTCGGCATGCGCAATCATTCCGGAGTCGCCTCCCGTGCGTTCCGGGCGCTTGCCGACGAGAACATCAACATACTGATGATCAGTACCTCGGAGATCAAGGTATCGTTCCTGATCGACGAGAAATACACGGAACTCGCAGTGCGAACGCTGCACAAGGAATTTGCCCTCCACGAGGGCGGGATACAACAGGAATCATGCACAGGATAG
- the cimA gene encoding citramalate synthase → MHRIAIYDTTLRDGTQAEELNLTTKDKVRIAAKLDELGVHYIEGGWPGSNPTDKQFFDEIAEHTFKNASIAAFGSTFNPKADPDSDPIFQSLLTCGAEVFTIFGKTWDLHATLALNIDTERNIEIIRQSVAHLRPHAREVFFDAEHFFDGFRANPEFALSCLEAAHEAGADVLVLCDTNGGSLPYQIAEGVNAVRTRIPNAAVGIHAHNDGELAVANSLEAIRHGAVHVQGTMNGYGERCGNANLCSIIPNLELKLGMESIGAENMSRLTEVSHYISEIANLRPFMRQPFVGASAFAHKGGVHVSAVRKDSRTYEHIKPTDVGNMQRVLLSDLAGRSNLLHKAEQFGHPLEKGDPRLDQLVRELKLRESEGFEYSVAEASFELMFHKIVSGRHFNYFKFRNFFVVDAKREEDAEPFSEATVMVHVGDQEEHTAATGMGPVNALDRALRKALERFYPSLADVRLLDFKVRVLSGAVRDTGGTASFVRVLVESGDSHERWTTVGVSHNIIEASWQAVVDSYNYKLFREDMRKIGK, encoded by the coding sequence ATGCACAGGATAGCAATATACGATACCACACTGAGGGACGGCACCCAGGCCGAGGAACTCAATCTCACCACCAAGGACAAGGTGCGCATAGCCGCAAAGCTCGATGAGCTCGGCGTGCACTACATCGAAGGGGGCTGGCCCGGCTCCAACCCCACCGACAAGCAGTTCTTCGACGAAATCGCCGAACATACATTCAAAAACGCGTCCATCGCGGCCTTCGGGAGCACGTTCAACCCGAAGGCCGACCCGGACTCGGACCCGATATTCCAATCCCTTCTCACCTGCGGCGCCGAGGTCTTCACCATCTTCGGCAAGACCTGGGACCTGCACGCCACCCTGGCTCTCAACATCGACACCGAGCGCAACATCGAGATAATCCGTCAGTCGGTGGCTCACTTGCGGCCCCATGCCCGCGAAGTGTTTTTCGATGCCGAACATTTCTTCGACGGCTTTCGCGCCAATCCTGAGTTTGCTCTGAGCTGCCTTGAGGCGGCCCATGAGGCCGGAGCTGATGTGTTGGTGCTCTGCGACACCAACGGCGGTTCGCTGCCGTATCAGATAGCAGAAGGGGTCAACGCCGTGCGGACCCGGATACCGAACGCGGCGGTGGGCATCCACGCTCATAACGACGGCGAACTGGCTGTGGCGAACTCGCTCGAAGCCATCCGGCACGGTGCCGTGCATGTGCAGGGAACCATGAACGGCTACGGCGAACGTTGCGGCAACGCCAACCTCTGCTCCATAATCCCCAATCTGGAGCTCAAGCTCGGAATGGAGAGCATCGGCGCGGAGAATATGAGCAGGCTCACGGAAGTCTCCCATTATATCAGTGAAATTGCCAATCTGCGGCCTTTCATGCGCCAGCCCTTCGTGGGTGCGTCCGCCTTTGCCCACAAGGGCGGCGTGCACGTGAGTGCGGTTCGCAAGGACTCGCGCACGTACGAGCACATTAAACCCACGGATGTGGGCAACATGCAACGCGTGCTGCTTTCCGACCTCGCGGGCCGCAGCAACCTGCTGCACAAGGCCGAGCAGTTCGGACATCCGCTGGAAAAGGGCGATCCGAGGCTGGATCAGCTCGTCCGGGAGCTCAAGCTTCGTGAAAGCGAGGGCTTCGAATACTCGGTGGCCGAAGCTTCATTCGAACTCATGTTCCACAAGATCGTTTCGGGAAGGCATTTCAACTATTTCAAATTCCGCAACTTCTTTGTTGTGGACGCCAAACGCGAAGAGGACGCGGAACCGTTCTCTGAAGCAACCGTCATGGTGCATGTCGGGGATCAGGAAGAACACACCGCAGCCACCGGCATGGGCCCGGTCAATGCGCTCGACAGAGCGTTGCGCAAGGCTCTTGAGCGGTTCTATCCGAGTCTTGCCGATGTCCGTCTGCTGGACTTCAAGGTGAGAGTGCTTTCCGGAGCCGTTCGCGATACCGGGGGCACCGCTTCGTTCGTCAGGGTTCTCGTGGAATCCGGCGATTCCCATGAACGGTGGACCACGGTGGGTGTGTCCCACAACATCATCGAGGCCAGCTGGCAGGCCGTGGTTGACTCGTACAATTACAAGCTGTTCCGAGAGGATATGCGTAAAATCGGGAAATAG
- a CDS encoding MBL fold metallo-hydrolase, with protein sequence MYISVLMDNVAGDGLASEWGFSCAVEGSGGMLLWDCGQTAAFLDNARELGVNVSELEALAISHGHYDHAGGLKALLDAGFTGAIHGHSAIRVERFSVSGDSPEAIGVPFNLPAYETVRGSKELIPGITMVTDIPRLPGNHEAVDGFALDREGTRPDPVPDDAFLLLETAPGPVVLLGCCHAGLANSLAVLKERHGLDSIHAVVGGLHLYNADEDKLDQAVQALRDFGVGLVVPGHCTGEKATAELMNRLEAVVRPMHSGMRLCF encoded by the coding sequence ATGTACATAAGCGTACTCATGGACAACGTTGCCGGAGACGGGCTGGCATCGGAGTGGGGGTTTTCATGTGCCGTGGAAGGCAGCGGCGGGATGCTGCTTTGGGATTGCGGCCAGACCGCAGCCTTTCTGGATAATGCGCGTGAGCTCGGCGTGAACGTTTCCGAGCTGGAGGCGCTCGCCATCTCCCACGGGCATTACGACCATGCCGGTGGACTGAAGGCGCTTTTGGATGCTGGATTCACCGGAGCCATCCACGGCCATTCGGCCATTCGCGTGGAGCGTTTCAGCGTATCGGGCGATTCCCCCGAGGCCATTGGTGTGCCGTTCAATCTCCCTGCTTATGAAACAGTGAGAGGGTCGAAGGAGCTGATTCCCGGAATAACCATGGTCACGGATATCCCAAGACTGCCGGGTAACCATGAAGCGGTGGACGGCTTTGCGCTGGATCGCGAGGGGACGCGACCGGACCCTGTTCCGGATGATGCCTTCCTTTTGCTGGAAACAGCGCCGGGGCCGGTTGTGCTGCTGGGATGCTGCCATGCCGGACTTGCCAACAGCTTGGCTGTCCTGAAAGAGCGTCATGGCTTGGATTCGATTCATGCTGTAGTGGGCGGCCTGCACCTGTACAATGCCGATGAAGACAAGCTCGATCAGGCGGTGCAGGCTTTGCGGGACTTTGGTGTGGGGCTCGTGGTTCCGGGACACTGCACGGGAGAAAAAGCCACGGCCGAACTGATGAACCGACTGGAAGCGGTGGTTCGCCCCATGCACAGCGGCATGCGTCTATGCTTTTGA